Within the Mucilaginibacter sp. CSA2-8R genome, the region TATCGTAAAACTCACTACCAAGTTCTACATCAGCAACATCTTTCAGGTACAGTATCTCGCCGTTTTTATCAGCCCTGATAATTACGTTTTTATACTGCTCAGGCTTATCGTAACGGCCGGCATATGTCAACACATACTCTAATGACTGTGAACGTTTACCGGTACTTTGACCTAAACGACCAGGTGAGCCAATAATACTTTGCTGCGACAAGGCTTCCATCACCTCATCGGTTGATACGTTGTAAGCGCGCATACGATCTGGCTTAAGCCAGATCCGCATGGCATACTGGCGGCTACCTAATATTTTAGCGCTACCAACCCCCTTTAAACGGCTTAGCTCAGGTATAATGTTTACCCCGGCAAAGTTGTACAAAAAGTTTTCGTTGGCTTTAGGGTCTTTACTGTAAAGGTTAACATACATCAGCATGTTAGGCGAGGTATAACTCACTACCAAACCCTCGCGCTGTACCAGCTCGGGCAAACGGTTAGTTACCTGCTCAATGCGGTTTTTTACGTTTACTACCGCCTGGTTGGGGTCGGTTCCTAAATCAAATACGGCCTGTATGGTAGCCTCGCCCGCACTGGTTGCATCCGAGGTCATGTACTTCATTCCGGGAGCACCGTTAATGGCTTTTTCCATCGGGATGAGTACTGAGTTAACCAACACGTCGGCACTGGCGCCCGGGTAGGCAACGTTTACCACCACCATTGGAGGGGCGATAGACGGGAACTGCGAAACCGGAAGGGTTTCGATGGCCAGCACCCCCATAAATATAATGACCAGCGACAGTACTATTGCAAGCACCGGTCTTTGCATAAATTTATTAAACATGGTTGTTTAGATTTAATCTGGTGGATTATTCTGCCGGTAACCTAAGCTGACCGATTACAGATTTCATGTTCTGGAATTCGTAGTTGATCTTGTCATTGTTGGTAACCTTTTTCAGGCCTTCCAGCAAAATTTTATCATCAGGAGATAATCCGGCGGTTACTTCGTACAAATCGTTCATGTCGGCGCCGATGGTAATTTCGCGGGCCTGTACACGACTGTTTTTATCAACCACGTAAACGTATTTTTTTTCCAGCACTTCAAATGTTGCCTTTTGCGGAATTAAAAGCGCTTGTTTAAGCGGAACAATCATTTGCACGTTACCAGTTTCGCCATGGCGTAACAACCCTTGCGGATTAGGAAAAGTAGCTCTAAAAGGAATATTTCCGGTTTCGTTATCAAAGTCGGCTTCGATGGTTTCAACCACGCCAGGGTACTGAAACACTTTATGATTAGCCATCAGCAGTCTTACTTCAGGCTTTTCTTTTTTATTTTCGGTCTTATAATCCAGATATTCAGCCTCGGGCACGTTAAAGTAAACCCACATTTTGCTGTTATCAGCCAGGGTAGTCATTAAGTCGCCTTCTTCAATCAGGCTACCAGGCCGAACTTGTAAACGGTCGATATATCCATCGAAAGGCGCAGTGATGGATAAGAAGCGCAGGTGAGTTTGGCTCAATGACAACTCGGCCTTAGCTTTATTTAACTTAGCTTTGGCCATGGCCAATTCGTTAGGTGCCACAATATTACTGTCTCTCAGCTTTTTGGTATTTTGATACTCAATTTGCGCCAGGTTAACTTCGGCTTGCGTTTTCTGCATTTCGGCGCCTAAAACCTTGGGCATAATTTGAAACAATAGCTGACCTTTTTTTACGAACTGTCCTTCGTCAACAAAGCTCTTTTCGAGGTAGCCGCGCTCCTGAGCTCTGATTTCAATGTGACGAATGGAACGGATTTGGCCAACATACTCGTTAACCACAGTGGTGTCCATTTTTAACGGACTGGTAACTAAAAGTTTAGCGTCGGCTTCTTTTTGCTCTTTTTGTTGTTTACAGCTTGTATGTAGCAATAAGGCACACAAACCCATAAACACGAATTGTACTTTCATGACAGTTTGGGAAATTTAATTAGGATTTTGAAATTGTTTTTAACGAGGGTTATGATCGGGAAACACGATGTGCTACTTTATGATAGCCAGCAACGCATTTTTAGAAAAAAACAATAAATAGAAAATTACTCGGCGATAATGATACGCCGATAAAAAGAGCAGAATCAGATTCTGAAAACCCGGAAGGTAATGTATAATTTAGAGGTAGGGAATACCGAGAGAAGGCAGTGTGAAGGATAGGTAAGGTTGATATTTTTACTTACCTCTTCGTACAACTGCGCCGAAAAATGCGGATTGAGGAAATCGCCTTTAGCTTGAACTTTACGATGATTGACCGTTTCGTCATTGTCATCCTCCACGTTTTCAACTAAAGTACGGTTTCGGCTGCTTTTGTACTGGCGAAAATATTGCAAGTCAGATCTTGTTTCGACTATGCTGCTTTTTACCTCGGTTGAACTTCTTACGGCATGAGATACAATGAAGTGACTGCTTTGCCATAAGCTGGCATAAGCCATGCTATGCCCGCACAGCAGTATCACCCCAAGGGAAAGAAATAATTTAAATAACCACTTCATTCAGTGCGCAAAGTAAACAAAAGATTAACGCAATGCAAAAGACGTAATTATTTTGTGGAAATGTTTCGGATTTGTAAACGCAACGTAAATACAGCTGCAACTTTTTTATTACAGAATACTATTTAATATAATTTAAATTACTAAAT harbors:
- a CDS encoding efflux RND transporter periplasmic adaptor subunit — encoded protein: MKVQFVFMGLCALLLHTSCKQQKEQKEADAKLLVTSPLKMDTTVVNEYVGQIRSIRHIEIRAQERGYLEKSFVDEGQFVKKGQLLFQIMPKVLGAEMQKTQAEVNLAQIEYQNTKKLRDSNIVAPNELAMAKAKLNKAKAELSLSQTHLRFLSITAPFDGYIDRLQVRPGSLIEEGDLMTTLADNSKMWVYFNVPEAEYLDYKTENKKEKPEVRLLMANHKVFQYPGVVETIEADFDNETGNIPFRATFPNPQGLLRHGETGNVQMIVPLKQALLIPQKATFEVLEKKYVYVVDKNSRVQAREITIGADMNDLYEVTAGLSPDDKILLEGLKKVTNNDKINYEFQNMKSVIGQLRLPAE